In the genome of Puntigrus tetrazona isolate hp1 chromosome 8, ASM1883169v1, whole genome shotgun sequence, the window ACCTAgtttgtgacaatcgatctGAAGAATACTTACTTTCATAGATCGTAAAGAAGCCTTTGGTTCACTGTGCTGGTCCGGCTGTGGCTTCAGGGTATCCATGTACAGAATTACCTGGACGATTGGCTGAAATGATCACAATTGCAAGCCCAAGCACACTCTCTCCGAGCACTATTTGGCCAATCAGACTGGCGGGATGATACAGGGCGTCAGACATGCGCCACGCCAAGGAGTGTTACCATACATATACGATAAACATCTTGTTCCCTATTCAGGAAACTGTGGTTACGTATGCAACCAAGATGTTTTACGGTGTAGCATTGTCTGATTTGACATGCGGTACATATGCAAAAGCAGAAGGAGCCGTGAATgcagcaaataaatataattgttctttgttttattttaaataagaaggttcaacattaaaatatattaaagtgctCATAAAAACAGACATAGCTTATGTACGTATAGAGGGTGGGGTTTTAGCAGACCAATCACAGCACTCCACGTAGAATTGAATTTTTGGAGAGATGCACCTCAGGTTATGGTGTAGGGTACAGCGTAGGCCTAAGTATAACaatgttataatgttataatgttaGGATGcataatgtctttttatttatattactagcaccatattatatacaaatgtatgttttatttccatCTTATACGtaccatttgtattatttggttttgttaaaATTACTATAGTAAGTGTACACTgtccaaattattttattctagaTATACACATGCAACtgtgtttctctttgttttactgattttttGAAGCTCAAACACCCTACTGGAGGAACGTGTATTACCAGACGCAGAGTAAGTCAGCAGATTTGTTATGATGCACTATAATGTTATgatgcataatgtttttttttatttatattactagcACCATATTATTGTCAGGGGTGCAATAAGCACAAGAGCACACAACGAGtataactgaaaataaagagttttactCTACTCAGAAgacgaaataaacaatataaatacagataggcaggcaggcagacaggatgATAACCACACGCAAATAAGGACGAggtcggacaaacagaactgaaaacacaggacttaaatacaccgggtaaatgactaaattaactatacacagctgaagacaattaactaaattaGGTCACATGGAACATggcacacaacaaaaacaataacacaagtccagagacgtgacaattatatacaaatgtatgttttatttccatCTTATACGtaccatttgtattatttggttttgttaaaATTACTATAGTAAGTGTACACtgtgcaaattattttattctagaCATACACAAGCAACtgtgtttctctttgttttactgatttttttgaAGCTCAAACACCCTACTGGAGGAACGTGAATTACCAGACGCAGAGTAAGTGTGCAATGTTGTTGTTTATAAGTTAATAAACATTACTAGAATTTAGCATTACCAGTACAAATTTCAGTACatgttaaaactgtaaaaactattttcttaaaGCTCAAGCCCCCTTTTGGAGGAGCCCGTATTACTATGCATCAAGTTAGTAGTTTTACAATGTTGTTTTGAcgcatattaatgcctttttttaatccgaataaatattcttaaatgttttggagtttttttcttctaaaatgtcAAACAATCAGTTCAGCCCctatttttctttaaagctcAAACACCCGACTGGAGGAATGTGTATTACCAGACACAGAGTAAGTCAGCAGATTTGTTATGATGCACTATAATGTTATGATGCATAATGTAGATAAGCAACGTTGCACTGATGCCATAATGTTTgctaataaagtaatataactgatatttgtttttttttatttgaaattaataaacattactgACATTTAACAGGAATATTTACCATCTAGCAaatgttaaaactgtttaaaactcTCTTTATGTTCTTAAAGCTCAAGCCCCGACTTGGAAAAAACCATATTACTATGCAACAAGTCAGTATTTACAATGTTatattactgtacttttttttttttttaagcggtcatgtgatgttgctaaaaagaacactattttgagtttttggtgtaatgcaatgtgtttaggcagtttaagcttaaaaaacacatacatttacacatattgtattttattatttctgtgcaaaacaaacaataatcaCTGATGTACTCTGCTCAAAACTCACATTTGAATAGTAAGAAGCAGGTccttttaatatgaaaatgtaacttACGCAAAgattgtgagtcagaagcgccagactgtccttgcagttAGAATTGGTCCACTTTATAGCCTCTGTGCTCAGCAAGCTTAGGCTGCTTTGCAGGTTTTAAGAATTAGTCCTCCGTAAATGCACTGaaatgtttgttagttttttacTGTTAAGTGTACTGtgcctgtctttgttttattaaagctCAAACCCCCTTCAGAAGAAATGTGCATTACCAGCTTCAGAGTAAGTCTGCAGAGTCATAcagattttttaataattatggttcttaaattaaattcataattttaaaaaaggttttttctctctgtcctttttttttattctttcaaataTCACAGCTCCATTTTGGAAAATTCAGGGTATGTCGCATTTCCTACttatcaacattaaaaaaaaaaatgcaatataaaaacatctgtCCATTTGGAAAACTGTTTGTAATTACTGATTGTGTTGTTCAGATGGACATCATTCAGATGTTCCAGTGCCCAATATTACAGTGTTCAGGCAGATGGAGGTCAGAGAGCGCATGATCATCATGTGTTCATTTAGAAGGAGGCTCACTGAGAGCTCTTTCCAGCTGTCACTGAAGAGTGAATACAGCTATGCCTTGAAGAACCCactgtgctttttaaatgacgtgtgtgtgtttgatgtgaaAATTAGCCCACCGGTTTCCTTCACCTGCATACACCAGATTAATTCTGTTGTGAACCGTCAGAGCGAGACCTACACCTACAGCCAGCCAGGTAAAATATGCTGTAGCTACTGTATAAGACACGGCTTATACCAGTTTTGCTAGTGTATTGAATTTTGACAGATAAACATGTATGTCAATATAatcacatataaacattttaaaatatagatttttgttCTTGTCCCGTTAAGTATTTAATGATTTCCTTGTAATGGCTTATAGCAGCTCCTTAACTATACATAAACCATAGTCTGTCTGGTAAAACatgaatgcacatttaaaaaaaaaacaacagaactaTTGTAATCTTAATACTATCATGTTGGATCAAGGCTCTCTAAAATGCATCTTATACTGtatgtgctctgtgtgtccCAAAACCATGTTTTACTGTACAGAACATGTcgtctgtgtttttcagattttgttgCAGATCATCATGGCTTGGATAATCACGAAGGAGTATCTCCACTCTACATCAGTTTCTTCTCTTTCATTGTTGTCGGTCTCTTCATAATGACTGCAGCAGTGATTGTGACCACCATTAAGAACAAAGTTAAAGGTGTGTGTTTCATCCAAATATTTCATCCATTCATAATGCACACATAAAACTATATTCAAAATTTGTTCttcaataattttgttttaaataaagcctacagaaaagcactaaaaaacaaccaaaaagaGTGCAATAGAATTAAAGTAACATTTAGATCTCACTAGCTCCTGACATGTGACTCTTTTCTGCTGAGTTTTCACAAGTTTAGGGTGTTTTGCCACACTCATCATGCTCTACACAACACAGTTAGCGTTCTATGCACTCAGCAGAAAGCATTTGATTGTTTCAACAGATTCAACGAATACTGGAATAGATAATGACTACATTAATGCATAAGAAGACATCAGAGCTGCTGAAGAGAAAAGAACACGCAACCAATCAAGATTGATCAAATGATCTTCTGCATGCTAAACCGTAATACtcttaaaatcataaaatgatttttttttttatttactccatgccatattttaattacaatgcaaataacattttagtatgCTGGTTTATTCTTGAAATCAGGTATTGCTTTctcctcatttgtgattttaatgaaattgagTGCAAagtaaatcaatacattttctaTGCAGAAAATATCTGTATGGCCTGTTGTGAAGTCATATTTCAATGATGTTTGTTGTcctttttattacaatatgaaTATTGTTCCTTATTCTCCAACTTAATGGAAGCAGGCATTATATCAGCCTTAAAGGTACCTCTTAAAATGAGAAGATtcaacagaaatgtttgttaGGGCtgcaagtttttttcttttgaatcaaAACATATGTTTTGATCCACCACACCTCCTTCGATGTGACTATTGCTGCCAATGCAAACGATCAACCACGCTACATTTCACGTTCTACTTTTCACAtccttttttgttgttcttgttAACACTGAGGAAGTCTGTTAAGCGTTAAGACTCAGTCATGTCACACCTCCCTACATACATCAGAAAGCTGTACTTTCTACTCTTTCATGGCATGAACcagctttttattcttttattggCCCTCTGGCCAGCTCTTAGTAAGTGGATTGCATTTCTTGCCtcatattgtgtttttgcaCTTTGTGTAATTACAGAAGTCAATAAAAATTTCATTTGTCTTGATTTTTCAGATGCATGGCCTACTGCTAATACTTTAGTGGCAAGTTGGCAAATAACAGAGTTTTGGTTCAAATTATCATCGACTTTGCGTACCACAATGTCTTGTATTGCTGTTTGAATACATgcaatttgtgcatttattagaAAGCATAACACTCTGCACTTAACTTACTAACTGTTTGAGACCATTTCCTTATTTCAACATCATACAGTAACCAGAAACAACCAACCCTTCCTCTTTTCATCAAAgacatgctgtttgtttttgtaatgatttcTATGCCTTTTTTAAACAGTCTTAAATGCTTTCACACTGCTCATAAACTGTTCCGTTTGACTtctttttctattaataaaacacaatgcgattttctatatattctatatattgcGATACGCGATATTCTATATAACAGCTTAacaaaaaggtaatataaagtaaaaattttacattttaattgtagcctccattttaaacacaatattgtttttatttatatttagaaatttttttCCAACAAAATCTGCAACAGAACTGGTGTGCACCTCCAAGCAACAAGCAGTGAATTCGACATTTTAATGTCAGCGATTAACAACCCATTCATAATTACAGCACTttactgactgactgactgaagaaatgaatgaatgaatgaatgaatgaatgaatgaatatctCACTCATTAAGACAGCGACCTGTCATCATCTATTGGTGGTTTCAATTTAATACAGTATCTACAAGTATAATTTTGTTTTGGCATAATTTATTgctcatataataataatggacAAGGTGTGACTGTGGTCTAAGTGGAAGAGTGTTAAATGTCCCAAAGGTCAGTAAAcctggttctttgattagcagaAAAATGTCCATGACCTGACAAGCCATGCAATTTGTGTGCATAATCACAGATGGATCGCATGTGGTAGTGAACGTGATATTGCGTAGCTTGTCAGCGAATCTTTAGAATCATGAGaatctttattattgtttttacaagGTGAACTATAATACTCAACATTCaagtattatttacattttattttattcacagtttACCTTTACAAGTACAATTTATAACCATGAATTAAATGCCTATTCTCTACTATTCTGCAATTACTACCTCTCACTAGCTTTTTCGTTTGTGGCTTTTTGCATTctgcttcatttttaaagtttgaattaacattttaacatactatatatttcatataaatatgaatttcatGTTCTTACTTTTTACTAGGTctgttacaataataataataataataataatagtgtagTAGTACTACAAAACAGTTTCActtgcatttttgcattgcacaataaaaaaagatacagcCAAATACTGAAACTGtcaattgttattattattattttgtacagtCAGACATTATGTAGACTACCCATTTCTACCCATTCCATTTCTGCTTTGTTATACAAATGCTATCCATTTCTATTTTCATCAGCTTTGATGCACAAAAATCCCTAGCACACTctcttttgctttctctctctctctgacacgcATCTCTGTTCAGAGTAGCAGCGAAGCTCCTCcccctctgctctctctctctctctctctctctctctctctctctctctctctctctctctctctctctctctctctctctctctctctctctgtttcgcTCTGTCTGGATCTGTCCGTCTCCGTGCTGGTGTTCGGTGGCAGCGTTTCTCTTCACTGCAGGGGCAGCTTCATTCTCTCCTCCAGGATGTCGGGCCTTCTGACCAGCTCTCTTCTGCTCTTCCTCTCCCTGATGCTGTTCCAGACTCCCACACCAGAAGCAAAGGTAAAGCAAACCCTTATCATGTGTGCTTGCTGGGATTAGGTGCTTAACTCTCCCTGATTTCTCTATAGCTACAATTTAACCTGacagttttcttcttttttaatctcTATGCTGCTAGGTTTGCATTTAGTGCTAAATTTCCTTGTGTTTAGGGGGCACTTTCCTATTTCATTTCAAGTATTTGTATATGAATCGTTGCGCATATTGAATATGTGAAAGTACACAATGTGCTATTTAGGTGCTTGGCTGCGTGTTAATTTCCGTTAAAGTGATATGTCACCGAGAGCAATGAGATCAGTCGAGCCAGATGGCGTGAAATAGGGCGTACAAATCGTCATTGCCTGGCAACAACAGAGCACATATCAACAGGGCTTTACCGTTGAATACTATCCTGATTAGATTCTGGAAATTTctcagaaagacagaaatggatgcaggaaaaaaaagagttctTGAAAACTAGCCAAGATCACATTAAACATGCATCTTTTAGCCGGAGATGTCTATGATATAACAGATGATGTCTCTTATGTACTTGTTGACGCTGCAGTTCTAGtgctgataaaagcattttattaagaGGTTTTGCTCGGAAATATTtgattgaataataaaaacaaatctaattggcaacaatcattttaaaaaggtaattcATGTTTAGACTCGATGATGAATCCATAGTGTTGCTatgatgtttcatttttttatagtgcCAGGGCAACAGGGCCTTTGCTATACCTTTGCTTATATCCTTTATCATAAAAATCAAGAGTCCAGCAGTACAGATGTATTGGAGAGATTTGTGGATATCTGATCTGATAAAGAGCTGTGAATTGAAGTAAGAGCATGTGTATCAGTCATTAGCGTGCGCTCATGtcttcagcaccacggacagcagCTATCCCTGACACACAGCCTTGTTGAGCTGAATGTAAACACTACAGTGATTTTGGGAAATGTGAAGGATTAGAGGCTGTATCTAAAGGACAACACGGTATAAAATCAATAGTAGAGGAGGCACAATCTCATTAGCAGAACAAACAGACGCTCTTTCACTCCAAGCGGAGGAGGAATGCTGTCATGGCAACAGAGAGCACTCTcatcctccatccatccatccatccatccatccatccatttctactgtaaaaaatgtcaaCTTAAAATGTGCTTTGTGCTCTCatctaaatgtacattttaatcacTCGATATGTGCAAGTAGATTGGGAATGggatcagtgttattttagtatttaatattttatttacctattaattaactattttttatattttctgtttgcattttaattttagcttaatTTCTGGTCATTTTGTTATTAGTAAAACTTTATTAGTTAGTCAGGATCCATTgtaacatttctaacatttattttttttccaatggaaaacattttaagttttttatgtttaggttttttcatctaatatttatatttcatttcattttaaatcaatcactcaaatgatttttaataacaaacaacaacaaaaacactaattgtattttgtattattttaatatcttatcATAATATGTACATgagttttagttaacaacacCGAGTAGATAACACTTAATCTGtacatttaaactgtaaaaaaaaaaaatgtaaacatttgcagttaattttaatgcaaaaaaaagtgggttcataaaatatatatttttaaacttcttCAGTAGGTGTAATCCAATAATTGATACGGATGATcactaatacattttataatgacaCACAACAATACGCAAATTGATGTGACAAAGCACTCTGGCTGATGCCTACAGGAGTAAAGTAACTTTGCAGAAAGGTGTTCATGTTTCCATTGGCGGAGTATTGCAGAGTGGAGCAGATGGTAAGGAACCAGAGGACATCGCTACCACATGAACTCGTGATATTAACAGCAAGatctcccacacacacaacGTGTACGTCTGGAGCGCTACGGACGTCATAATGCGCCAGAGTGAGTCACTGATTCATCTCACACAGCGCTCGGAGGAATCCTGCTCCCTTAGTTTCAGACGTCACTATATCTGcctcatttattattaatcataacaGCCCTGAAATACCAGCTTGAACCAAGAAACTGACTCCGCAAGAAAAAGCTTCATTTATCATTCCGAcacaaaatatgctttactaGAACACAAAACTTGCACATGTGGAAGTTATCGAGCACTGTTTCTGATCACTTTAGACTATGCTGCACACAGAGGGTGAAGACAAAGCCGTGACTCAGCACTTTGTTTATAACCTCAGGCTTGAGCTCAAGTGCTTATCGGTGGCTAACATGAGTAGAGAAATAGATTCTAGGCTCTAGATCGTAAATCACTGCTGAAATCACTGTCTTCTATCAGTAATGGTGGACGTAGATCATCAGTGCCAGTGACAGAACTAATATACACCGAAGAGGAGCTGGTTACTCATGCTGTCAGAATGTGCTTGCTATGCACCCTACAGTGATTTCAGGCTCTAGAAAGCATCTTTCTTTGCTTCTCGACGGTGTGCCAGTGTAATTGAATGTCTGTCTCAGTGGGGACGGAGTGGAGGCGTGAGGATGGGAGTGCAGATGAGAGGAGAGGAAAACATGCTTACTAATGCTTCCTCTCCAGTGCATGAATGATTAGTATGTAAAGCGTCACTGAAGTGGGAGGTGTGCGTTTCTGTGCTCTCAAAGGCAGATGCGCGTCAGAAGCAACAAACCATTTGCCCTTACTGCCATTCATCAAGATTACATTATTACATGGCATGATATTGCactgaattattaaacaatagCCTACATAACAACAAGAGTAGATTTCAACACTTTTTCGGAGTTTATATAGCTCCACACTCTCTGgagttaaattaaatatttaactattttaaaagtgttaacaCTACGCCAGAGTTCCTAATTTCACTCAAAAAgagttaaaataacactaaaagataaacagaaaaaacaccGTTCAGAGTTGCATGCTTAAGGTGGTTCCATTTAGTCTCAAGAGCaacaaaatattgttaaataaactacagcacacaaaataatttccattaacttgtttatttttaattcttactTGCAGTGCaatttaaagtcaaattaaCACATTGCAAAAGAAAGGTTTTCTGGCGTCCAACAGCAAGAAGGTACGGATGAAGTGTTGAAGTGCTCCTCCAAACTGCAGCATGACTAAAGCTGAAATGAACATTGCAAATCAGACACAAACTATGTCTAGACACagaaaacaacattataaaaagCGATTGTTCAAACAACTCAATGGCTAGGGAAGCATATGACGATTTGATTTTAATCTTTGATATTGATACTGTTGCTAATTTGAGGTCACTGAATATTTCTGCATCAACTTCTGTCCCTGTTGCATCCTTGTATGTAATGTTTGCATCTGGTGGCAAGCAAAATCTCTcaatgactaaaaaaaaaagatttttcttttcttttttttttactttgacatCCTTTCTTGCTTCACAACAAATtatgttgaataaaaatgtctttatgatgcaagcataatgtaaatatgtataatttaagatttttctttCAATGTATCCcctattataaaacattatatgatAAATCCATGTAAGCAAATGAGTCAAAAACACGACAGCTAGGACAATAGACAATTTATCGTATTTAAGTCAAATTCTTAGTCATTATAATCAAGTAAAAAACAAGGTGAAATTGCATGTGTCAAACCTCCCTTCAATGCAATCCAGCTTCACCTACTTCTGCTGTTGGTTGTACTTTATCTGGACTAACATTTCACCTGGAACGTGCAAAAGAGTTTGACATTGTAAATagatgtaaatgaaaaagtactGTATGAATGGATGCACAACATCGCAGTAATATCACAATGTACAGATGTGCAATAACAGTCACGTTGCAGGCACGCTGCACCGTACTTTATCAACAGGGCCGATTATTTaaccacaaaatgttttaagaaaaatcaaatatataatcggcaatggaaaaaaaagtactgcGCAATTTACTGTCATGTCTACAACGTGTCTATTGCATATATAAAAGTCTTATAGACTACATAAACGCATCaggtgaatgttttaaatgcgctctattttatatataatcactttAAGTTTGTAAAACTAACGTTTTcctttataaaagttttatacaGCTTCAGTAGCTAGCTAATCACGTCATCGACGGTGCTAGTCCTGACAATAAACAAGGctttgtaaaagaaaattctCATTCGATGTATTAATTCGGTCccgcattttaatgaaattgtggccacactgtaataatttgattccttgttttaattaaatagaaatgagCGAGCATAGCAAACCGCGGCCACGGTGTGCATAATATAACCAGGCTGTGTGTGCGTTTACTTCCAAATTTTAATATAACGTTTATGTGCAGTGTATCACGGCACGAGtattgtacattttactgtacttGACTTATCACCAAATTACAAATGCTTAAGTATGATTTTATGATGAGGTAACTTACCTTTTAAACAAACTCGAAGATAATGGCGGCGTCTTCGTGGATTTCACCAGCGGCCATTTGAACAGCGTGGGCGGTGTCTAATTACATCTTTACGGAGTTGTTTTAACACTGATGTTCAAATAACTCCAACACCAAACGCCATTTTACTCtgaatgtgttaaaatgactCTTTCAGTGTTACAATCAACTCGGAAATGTTTAACACCGAAATTTCAACTCTCCAAACTAAATGACCTAAATCCATTCAAGTATttgtaaaactattttaaataacatcatTTCACCAAGCTACAGCTaccaaactgaaaaaaacacacccAAAAGCACGCCACCTGTCCATGTAACGGAACTAATTTTGCAGTTACTcattatgaattaataacaataagaaaaacTTTAGCTGAAGTAACCAAAACAAATTAACTCCATTAAAGCATCTACAAATATTTacctggaattttttttattcacaacgACAAAGCGTCCCCTGACAACATAGAAAATAAAGTACCCAAATCTCTCAGGGATATATGCATTTGTACACGAATGGAGGTCCCCATTCCATGTACCATCTACTTACCTGTGTGCAGACTAACTTCATCTTCCACTCCATCCCTTGTTAAATTTATACGAAAGTCTCTTTAAAACAAGTCATGTCACTTGGCAGCCATCTTTGAAATTCCACTCGGGCATCCAAGTGCAACTCCTATCTCTTTGCATTGGGAAACATTTCTCCCAAAATGTTCACTAAGCTTacgattaaatttcatatttcgAATCACTAATGAAATCTGACATCTGAAATCTGTTTCTTTTGCTCAAACGGCGTTATAGAAATCTTATTTCTCAAGCGACATCAGCCAGTGCGCATGCGCACGTCTCAGACTACTGATTGTTTCTGTAGCAACCAGAACTTCTAACTGCTGATTAGCGATTGGCTATTTTACTTAGAAGGCGGGGCCTCTTGTGATTGATCGGCCATTTTAAGAGTTTCATATTTCCCTATTCAAAACTATACGAGTGACACGACTTGGGTATTCTATACTCCTTTAGTTTATATCGTTCCGTCTAACGTTGTTTCGAAGTTTTTCTTCTCCTGCTATTATCTTACTATATGCGCCAATTGTGATAATGAAAGCTACTGGGCTATTCATTTaatgatttgaatgaaaacataattGACGCTGcgtcatttgaatattttgaataataagcAACTGTATTCATAAATGAAATCTGTCTTTGCATATTGTTCAGCATAGAAACGAGACCTGTTCACGAGTCATCTGTTTGATTTCTTTGTCTTCCTGTCTGTATTTGTCAGCCTCTCTCTGCCATGCGTGGAGGAGGTGGAGTCCGCCTGCGAAGAGAGCTGCGGGATTCGGTGCCCTACGAGGCCCAGATGATGTCTTACCCCGCAGCTGACTTCAGGAGTCGGAGCAATGATCTGTACTACCAGCCAGAGGTCTTGAGAGCTCAAGGCCTTGGACAAGCCCTCCAGCGACTGGTGGAGAACGATCAGAAGCGGGAACAGGAAGCAGCTTATCTGGCATCAATGCTGCGGCTCCTGAACGAGGCACAGAATAACGGACAGGGCAAAgcggaggaagaggaggaggaggggggcgATTTCCAGGGCCCGTACCCTCCAGACTACGATGAGACCGAGCAAGCCGTGAGCATGGCCAAGCCCCAGGCTTCGTGGCAGGGTCTTCTGGATCCTCAGCTTACTCAGGCTCTACTCAACCGCTACAAGCAGGAGAGACTGATGCAGGCTGGACTCGCTCCGAACACCAACAGGATTCCTGAGAGAGAGCAGGACAAAGACCAAGAGATGCTCAGGTAATAAAACCAGTGACCAGAACAGTGCCTCAGATTCAAGGTTATTATCAAAAACATAAGCTATTAAAAAAGTtgttacttaaatgtaaaaaaaatacagtctaGGATTGAAAAAAAGCTGACATAAGCTAAACACTAAAagtaataactaaataattaaaaattgcaaCTCAACCAACCCTATGTAAACCAAAtagaaaagcacaaaacaaaatgtcaaaaaatgtaaattaaattaaaattaaaaattctgaaaatattgtACATAGGTTAATCaaaaattcttaataaaaataaagatattagaTGGGAAAATTTAACTAAgattagaaataattaaaaaaacatttgcataatacaaaattacaatttaaaaactgaaaatgaagaaatcaaatcattcaaatattaataatagcctaatataaataatacacaacaaAATTTCTAAACAGtctaaaaatatagttaaaaaattaattcagaaaatgtatagaaacataaatacatttattagatggaaaaactaaatgaaagaaaaactaatgagaaaagcacataaaattactaaaaatatttaactcaAACAAAACctgatcatatttttaaaaaagctaattcaaaacattaatattaaaaaaataagtatctAAATAATACTACAATTACCCTgtatcaaaaaattattttaggaaTGTTAATGAAGGAAATGGTGTCAATGGTGAATTTcaattttaagcaattttttttgtattattaaaggTACCTTGTTGAGAAGATCCTC includes:
- the pcsk1nl gene encoding proprotein convertase subtilisin/kexin type 1 inhibitor, like gives rise to the protein MSGLLTSSLLLFLSLMLFQTPTPEAKPLSAMRGGGGVRLRRELRDSVPYEAQMMSYPAADFRSRSNDLYYQPEVLRAQGLGQALQRLVENDQKREQEAAYLASMLRLLNEAQNNGQGKAEEEEEEGGDFQGPYPPDYDETEQAVSMAKPQASWQGLLDPQLTQALLNRYKQERLMQAGLAPNTNRIPEREQDKDQEMLRYLVEKILSSLASGGNQGGPSNQRAKRDLSTVANMEQSGGHVLKRSRRSLDSAPGPSPQVEASLLRVKRLDGDVDDEVTGQSNRTPHVGLQRMKRIDTDLPPPKKHSRKRRALTYDPALIAQHILQYLPA